One stretch of Ornithinimicrobium ciconiae DNA includes these proteins:
- the pknB gene encoding Stk1 family PASTA domain-containing Ser/Thr kinase: protein MSEEPLILGGRYEVGELIGRGGMAEVHQGHDLRLGRAVAIKILRTDLARDTSFLARFRREAQAAAGLNHPSIVAAYDSGEQELRESGGAPVLVPYIVMELVEGHTLREILNTEKVLDPDEAARVTAAVLAALDYSHERGLVHRDIKPANVMVTRGGAIKVMDFGIARALADTAATMTQTQSVLGTARYLSPEQAQGEDVDARSDLYSTGCLLYELLTGRTPFVGDPVSLVYQHLGEQAKAPSSFQGDLTVPLDAITLHALRKAPADRYQSAAAFRSDLLAARAGEPISDAAMASLSAVVGSHDVLSGGAVPSAGPDTRPIAASAVGAAAGTAAGIASQGRPGGLPPRPLAGDPGYDDGDERTDEIPVREQRHSGGWLVLSVLALLALAGVGWVVYQALGPSGEDDVVTVSVPFVINDTEADAEGKILARNLVVGQVDLVADNQPPGTVIAQDPAAGQQVDEGSDVNLTVSSGPEAIRIPDVSGNDEDSARTILEGANLTVAAEVVEEDNPDFDKGMVIRTDPEAGNEQAPDAPITLVVASGQTEMPQVTDLDIVDAMVALQGARLHENVTREDEVRTDVEPNTVLSQSVEAGDIVDYQTEITLVVAVAPREVITTTTEVTVTQPPPSEPTSDPTTEPTTDPTTDPTTEPPTDDPTEPTTGPTSPPGPTEPPGDPTLPDPPEPTE, encoded by the coding sequence ATGAGCGAGGAACCGCTGATCCTCGGTGGCCGCTATGAGGTCGGCGAGCTGATCGGACGCGGCGGCATGGCCGAGGTGCACCAGGGTCACGACCTGCGCCTGGGGCGGGCCGTGGCGATCAAGATCCTTCGCACCGACCTCGCGCGCGACACCTCCTTCCTGGCCAGGTTCCGCCGCGAGGCCCAGGCCGCGGCCGGGTTGAATCACCCCTCGATCGTGGCCGCCTACGACTCCGGTGAGCAGGAGCTGCGCGAGTCCGGGGGCGCACCGGTGCTGGTGCCCTACATCGTCATGGAGCTGGTCGAGGGTCACACGCTGCGCGAGATCCTCAACACCGAGAAGGTGCTGGACCCGGACGAGGCGGCCCGGGTCACCGCGGCGGTGCTCGCCGCGCTGGACTACTCGCACGAGCGGGGTCTGGTGCACCGGGACATCAAGCCGGCCAACGTCATGGTGACCCGTGGTGGCGCGATCAAGGTGATGGACTTCGGCATCGCCCGGGCCCTGGCGGACACCGCCGCCACGATGACACAGACCCAGTCCGTGCTCGGCACGGCACGCTATCTGTCACCGGAGCAGGCGCAGGGCGAGGACGTCGATGCCCGCTCCGACCTCTACTCCACCGGGTGCCTGCTCTATGAGCTCCTCACCGGCCGCACCCCGTTCGTGGGTGACCCGGTCTCCTTGGTCTATCAGCACCTCGGGGAGCAGGCCAAGGCGCCCTCGTCCTTCCAGGGCGACCTCACCGTGCCGCTGGACGCGATCACCCTGCACGCGCTGCGCAAGGCCCCGGCTGACCGCTATCAGAGTGCGGCAGCCTTCCGCTCCGACCTCTTGGCGGCACGCGCTGGCGAGCCAATCAGTGACGCCGCGATGGCATCGCTGAGCGCGGTCGTGGGCTCGCACGACGTGCTCTCCGGTGGGGCCGTCCCCTCCGCAGGCCCGGACACCCGTCCGATAGCCGCCTCAGCCGTCGGTGCCGCAGCGGGCACGGCCGCAGGCATCGCCTCCCAGGGCCGGCCAGGGGGACTGCCACCGCGGCCCCTCGCGGGCGACCCGGGATACGACGACGGTGACGAGCGCACCGATGAGATCCCGGTGCGCGAGCAGCGGCACTCCGGAGGCTGGCTCGTGCTGTCCGTGCTGGCCCTGCTGGCCCTCGCCGGCGTCGGGTGGGTCGTCTATCAGGCCCTCGGACCGAGCGGCGAGGATGACGTGGTGACCGTCTCGGTGCCCTTCGTGATCAACGACACCGAGGCAGATGCCGAGGGCAAGATCCTGGCCCGCAACCTGGTGGTCGGGCAGGTCGACCTGGTCGCCGACAACCAGCCGCCCGGCACGGTGATCGCTCAGGACCCGGCGGCCGGACAGCAGGTCGATGAGGGTTCAGACGTCAACCTCACCGTCTCCAGCGGGCCCGAGGCGATCCGGATTCCGGATGTATCGGGCAATGACGAGGACTCGGCACGCACCATCCTGGAGGGGGCGAATCTCACGGTCGCCGCAGAGGTCGTCGAGGAGGACAATCCCGACTTCGACAAGGGCATGGTGATCCGCACGGATCCGGAGGCCGGCAACGAGCAGGCCCCCGATGCCCCGATCACCCTGGTCGTGGCCAGTGGCCAGACCGAGATGCCGCAGGTCACAGACCTGGACATCGTCGACGCGATGGTCGCTCTGCAGGGCGCCCGCCTCCACGAGAACGTCACGCGCGAGGACGAGGTGCGCACCGACGTCGAGCCCAACACGGTGCTGAGCCAGTCGGTCGAGGCTGGTGACATCGTCGACTATCAGACCGAAATCACCCTGGTCGTGGCGGTCGCACCGCGCGAGGTCATCACGACAACGACGGAGGTGACGGTGACCCAGCCCCCGCCCTCGGAGCCCACCTCCGACCCGACGACCGAGCCCACCACGGACCCGACCACCGACCCGACGACCGAGCCACCCACCGACGACCCCACGGAGCCGACCACCGGTCCGACCTCGCCACCGGGGCCTACCGAGCCCCCGGGTGACCCGACCCTTCCTGACCCCCCCGAGCCCACGGAGTAG
- a CDS encoding peptidoglycan D,D-transpeptidase FtsI family protein codes for MNAPIRRLAVVVSAMFAALLIATTYIQFFQADDLRERPGNRRTLLAEYGRERGAILVEGTPIAESVETDNDLRWMRTYGQGRLYAHLTGYYSFIYGPGVGLERAANSLLAGSDDSLFYRRLPDLILGRDPTGATLELTIDPDIQRAAAEALGDRRGAVVALDPRTGAILAMVSHPTFDPNAVSSHNLSSVQQAYEELNADSARPLINRAIGGDLYPPGSVYKLVVAAAALESNDFQPDTELPSPLRYTLPGTETSIPNFGGSSCSGGETTSLADSIRVSCNTSLAWLANELGADVLNAQSEAFGFGQPLQIPMNVTPSRYPADANDAQVGLTGIGQYDVRVTPLQVAMISAGIANDGHVMTPYLIDTVRDKDLDPIDTTREREFNTAISESTAQELTDMMVSVVESGSGSRAAIPGVPVAGKTGTAEYGTSGAAHAWFTGFAPADEPTIAVGIIVESATDDWTGETGGVIAAPIARAVLEAGVNR; via the coding sequence GTGAACGCCCCGATCCGGCGCCTGGCCGTGGTCGTCTCGGCGATGTTTGCCGCCCTGCTCATCGCCACGACCTACATCCAGTTCTTCCAGGCCGACGACCTGCGCGAGCGACCGGGCAACCGGCGCACCCTGCTGGCCGAGTACGGCCGCGAGCGCGGGGCGATCCTGGTCGAGGGCACCCCGATCGCGGAGTCGGTCGAGACCGACAACGACCTGCGGTGGATGCGGACCTATGGGCAGGGGCGTCTCTACGCCCACCTGACCGGCTACTACTCCTTCATCTATGGCCCGGGCGTCGGTCTGGAGCGTGCCGCGAACTCCCTGCTGGCCGGCTCCGACGACTCCCTGTTCTATCGCCGCCTGCCCGATCTGATCCTGGGCCGGGACCCCACTGGGGCGACGCTGGAACTGACCATCGACCCTGACATCCAGCGGGCCGCGGCGGAGGCCCTCGGTGACCGGCGCGGCGCGGTCGTCGCGCTGGACCCACGCACGGGTGCCATCCTGGCGATGGTCAGCCACCCCACCTTCGACCCCAACGCGGTCAGCTCGCACAACCTCAGCTCGGTCCAGCAGGCCTATGAGGAGCTCAACGCTGACAGCGCTCGTCCCCTCATCAACCGTGCGATCGGCGGCGACCTCTACCCACCAGGGTCGGTCTACAAGCTGGTCGTGGCGGCCGCGGCCCTGGAGTCCAACGACTTCCAGCCCGACACCGAGCTGCCCTCCCCGCTGCGTTACACGCTGCCGGGCACGGAGACCTCGATCCCCAACTTCGGGGGGTCCTCCTGCAGCGGCGGCGAGACCACCAGCCTGGCCGACTCCATCCGGGTCTCCTGCAACACCTCCCTGGCCTGGCTGGCCAACGAGCTCGGGGCCGATGTCCTCAACGCCCAGTCCGAGGCGTTCGGGTTTGGGCAGCCCCTGCAGATCCCGATGAATGTGACCCCCAGCCGCTATCCCGCCGATGCCAACGACGCCCAGGTGGGACTCACCGGCATCGGGCAGTATGACGTGCGCGTCACCCCCCTGCAGGTCGCCATGATCTCGGCAGGCATCGCCAACGACGGCCACGTGATGACCCCCTATCTGATTGACACCGTGCGCGACAAGGACCTGGACCCCATCGACACCACCCGCGAGCGGGAGTTCAACACCGCGATCAGTGAGTCCACCGCCCAGGAGCTCACCGACATGATGGTCTCCGTCGTGGAGTCAGGGTCGGGCTCGCGCGCGGCGATCCCTGGCGTGCCGGTCGCCGGCAAGACCGGCACCGCCGAGTACGGCACCAGTGGCGCAGCGCACGCCTGGTTCACCGGGTTCGCCCCGGCGGACGAGCCGACCATCGCGGTCGGCATCATCGTGGAGAGCGCCACCGACGACTGGACCGGGGAGACCGGCGGCGTGATCGCCGCGCCGATCGCCCGAGCGGTCCTTGAGGCAGGAGTGAATCGATGA
- a CDS encoding FtsW/RodA/SpoVE family cell cycle protein has protein sequence MTTITTFRPRTGRMTELVLLLFAIVIVLLAYINVGLAVQGEIPPNLALTGGLLLGFTLALHLVVRWRAKYADPLLLPIATLLNGLGLVMILRLDYAAGRDVGSLVASRQVLWSGLGITLAAVVLFLLRDHRFLRRYTYIAMVVGFVLLLMPMLPIIGHEENGSRLWIKLAGFTFQPGEIAKIALTIFFAGYLVSTRDALSLVGRRFLGLQLPRGRDLGPLLAAWGLSVLILVAQRDLGSSLLFFGLFVAMLYVATERVSWIIIGLSLFAAGAFVAWRLFPHVQTRVSLWLDPFGPDATSDQVAKGLMGMGHGGLFGTGLGEGFPHLTYFANSDYIFASFAEELGLIGVFAMLMLYALLVERGLRTAIGAREGFGKLLAAGLAFSIGLQIFVVVGGLTRVIPLTGLTTPFLSSGGSSLIANWIIIALLMRISDHARRPVAERVTDDDLAPVGATALPSGGAR, from the coding sequence GTGACCACCATCACCACCTTCCGGCCCCGCACGGGGCGGATGACCGAGCTCGTGCTGCTGTTGTTCGCGATCGTGATCGTGCTGCTCGCCTATATCAATGTGGGACTGGCTGTCCAGGGTGAGATCCCGCCCAACCTGGCACTGACCGGCGGTCTCCTCCTGGGCTTCACCCTGGCGCTGCATCTCGTGGTGCGCTGGCGGGCAAAGTATGCCGACCCGCTCCTGCTGCCCATCGCCACCCTGCTCAACGGCCTGGGTCTGGTGATGATCCTGCGACTGGACTATGCCGCCGGACGGGATGTCGGCAGCCTGGTGGCCAGCCGGCAGGTGTTGTGGAGCGGTCTGGGCATCACGCTGGCTGCCGTGGTCCTGTTCCTGCTGCGCGACCACCGCTTCCTGCGCCGTTACACCTACATCGCAATGGTCGTCGGGTTCGTCCTGCTGCTGATGCCGATGCTCCCGATCATCGGGCACGAGGAGAACGGCTCACGACTGTGGATCAAGCTGGCCGGCTTCACCTTCCAGCCCGGTGAGATCGCCAAGATCGCCCTGACCATCTTCTTCGCCGGCTATCTGGTGTCGACCCGGGACGCCCTCTCCCTGGTGGGGCGGCGCTTCCTCGGGCTGCAGCTGCCCCGGGGTCGGGACCTGGGACCGTTGCTGGCGGCCTGGGGCCTGTCCGTGCTGATCCTGGTCGCCCAGCGCGACCTGGGGTCCTCGCTGCTCTTCTTCGGCCTGTTCGTGGCAATGTTGTATGTCGCGACCGAGCGGGTCAGCTGGATCATCATCGGTCTGTCCCTCTTCGCCGCGGGCGCCTTCGTTGCCTGGCGGCTCTTCCCCCACGTGCAGACCCGGGTGAGTCTGTGGCTCGACCCGTTCGGGCCCGACGCGACCTCCGACCAGGTCGCCAAGGGACTGATGGGCATGGGCCACGGCGGGCTGTTCGGCACCGGGCTGGGCGAGGGTTTCCCGCACCTGACCTACTTCGCCAACAGCGACTACATCTTCGCCAGCTTTGCCGAGGAGCTCGGGCTGATCGGCGTCTTCGCGATGCTCATGCTCTATGCCCTGCTCGTCGAGCGCGGTCTGCGGACCGCCATCGGTGCCCGTGAGGGCTTTGGCAAGCTGCTCGCGGCCGGCCTCGCCTTCTCGATCGGACTGCAGATCTTCGTGGTCGTCGGCGGTCTGACCCGGGTGATCCCGCTGACCGGTCTGACCACCCCGTTCCTGTCCTCCGGAGGATCCTCGCTCATCGCCAACTGGATCATCATCGCGCTGCTGATGCGGATCAGCGACCACGCCCGCAGGCCCGTCGCCGAGCGGGTCACCGACGACGACCTCGCGCCGGTTGGTGCGACTGCCCTGCCGAGCGGAGGAGCCCGGTGA
- a CDS encoding protein phosphatase 2C domain-containing protein: MVALRYAARSHLGLGTKSRNEDSAYAGPELLVLCDGMGGHAAGDVASSLVVGELVHLDGESHGADDMSSILEQAMIDANDRLGEVAEKSESTEGMGTTCIAMMRSGTKLAVANIGDSRAYLRRGVRVTQITKDHSFVQQLLDEGRISEEEALHHPQRSLVTRVFTGRPDDRPDLSMRELRPGDRLLLCSDGLTDYVAESTVAELLRSEEPPGKVADQLIAIALRASTRDNVTVIVADVTDAGAGGTTEPQVVGAASERRGTEMLSPQTPAEKAAALSRTVHGTDPAPELAEETSRGGLATWLRRSLVGLAILAVVAVGGWLTYDWSQRQYFVGEANGNVTIFRGVSQNLGPLVLSTPEEETDVALETLPSHYRNRVINTLTADDRADADRIVDELRGLALPRCEDVIVLPQPGDGSSSTAGPDDATSTTGPDGAVSTIGPDGASQTAGPDDALRTMGPDGASTTAGPDDASATSLGPDGAAATGGLEASARAGVDATAPTGAATDGPSGPTITPAVDCVP, from the coding sequence ATGGTCGCGTTGCGCTATGCCGCCCGCTCCCACCTGGGGCTGGGGACGAAGAGCCGGAATGAGGACTCGGCCTATGCCGGGCCCGAGCTGCTGGTCCTGTGTGACGGCATGGGCGGACACGCCGCGGGTGACGTCGCCAGCTCCCTGGTGGTCGGCGAGCTCGTGCACCTCGACGGCGAGAGCCATGGTGCGGACGACATGTCCAGCATCCTCGAGCAGGCGATGATCGACGCCAACGACCGGTTGGGCGAGGTCGCGGAGAAGTCTGAGAGCACCGAGGGCATGGGGACTACGTGCATCGCGATGATGCGCTCGGGCACCAAGCTGGCGGTCGCCAACATCGGTGACTCCCGGGCCTATCTGCGGCGCGGGGTGCGGGTCACCCAGATCACCAAGGACCACTCGTTCGTCCAGCAGTTGCTCGACGAGGGCCGGATCTCTGAGGAAGAGGCCCTGCACCACCCGCAGCGCTCCCTGGTCACCCGCGTCTTCACCGGCCGTCCGGACGACCGTCCGGACCTGTCGATGCGCGAGCTGCGACCGGGCGACCGGCTGCTGCTGTGCTCTGACGGTCTGACCGACTATGTCGCCGAGAGCACCGTGGCCGAGCTGCTGCGCAGCGAGGAGCCCCCGGGCAAGGTCGCCGACCAGCTCATCGCGATCGCGCTGCGCGCCTCCACCCGCGACAACGTCACGGTCATCGTCGCGGACGTCACGGACGCCGGAGCCGGTGGCACCACCGAGCCCCAGGTCGTCGGCGCTGCCAGCGAGCGCCGTGGCACCGAGATGCTCTCGCCGCAGACACCGGCCGAGAAGGCAGCCGCCCTGTCGCGCACCGTGCACGGCACGGACCCGGCTCCTGAACTGGCCGAGGAGACGAGCCGCGGCGGGTTGGCCACCTGGTTGCGGCGCAGCCTGGTCGGTCTGGCGATCCTGGCCGTGGTCGCGGTGGGCGGATGGCTGACCTACGACTGGTCTCAGCGTCAGTACTTCGTCGGTGAGGCCAATGGCAACGTCACGATCTTTCGGGGTGTGAGCCAGAACCTCGGCCCGTTGGTCCTGTCCACGCCCGAGGAGGAGACGGACGTCGCGCTGGAGACGCTGCCCAGCCACTATCGCAACCGGGTCATCAACACCCTGACCGCCGACGACCGCGCCGACGCCGACCGCATCGTCGACGAGCTGCGCGGACTGGCCCTGCCCCGGTGCGAGGACGTCATCGTGCTGCCGCAACCCGGTGACGGGTCCAGCTCCACCGCGGGTCCCGACGACGCCACGAGCACCACCGGGCCCGACGGGGCGGTGAGCACCATAGGTCCCGACGGTGCCAGCCAGACGGCGGGGCCGGACGACGCCCTGCGCACCATGGGCCCCGACGGCGCCAGCACCACGGCCGGACCCGATGACGCCTCGGCCACCTCGCTCGGCCCGGACGGTGCCGCCGCGACCGGAGGACTCGAGGCCTCAGCCCGGGCCGGCGTCGACGCCACCGCCCCCACCGGAGCCGCGACCGACGGCCCCTCCGGACCGACGATCACCCCCGCCGTGGACTGTGTGCCGTGA
- a CDS encoding FHA domain-containing protein FhaB/FipA has protein sequence MSELTLNIIRLGILALLWAFVFSIVGALRGDLYGTRVLTRSGGGRAERSTGRQPRAVRRGPQTLAVVAGSLRGTTVPLNEGGLLVGRNPECSLVLTDDYASGRHLRIYLGPDAQWYADDLGSTNGTFINNQRIGTGHRLEVGTQIRIGQTILELQR, from the coding sequence ATGAGCGAGCTGACCCTCAACATCATCCGCCTCGGGATCCTGGCGCTGCTGTGGGCGTTCGTCTTCAGCATCGTGGGCGCTCTGCGGGGCGACCTCTATGGCACGCGGGTGCTGACCCGCAGTGGCGGCGGCCGCGCAGAGCGCAGCACCGGACGACAGCCGCGGGCCGTTCGCCGCGGACCCCAGACCCTCGCCGTCGTGGCCGGCAGCCTGCGCGGCACGACGGTGCCCCTCAACGAGGGTGGCCTGCTCGTGGGTCGCAACCCCGAGTGCTCCCTGGTGCTGACCGACGACTACGCCTCCGGCCGTCACCTGCGGATCTATCTGGGCCCTGACGCGCAGTGGTATGCCGACGATCTGGGCTCCACGAACGGCACCTTCATCAACAACCAGAGGATCGGGACCGGCCACCGGCTCGAGGTGGGCACCCAGATCCGGATCGGCCAGACGATCCTCGAGCTGCAGCGGTAA
- a CDS encoding FhaA domain-containing protein, with protein sequence MGIIDRVERGLERAVKAPFAKVFKAEVQPVEIASAMRGAMDERAAVLGPGRTMVPNVFTIELAGSDYERLSSYDTTLTDELVAAAEDHADAQRYTPAGTVEVRLISDDELETGIFRVRPASKNTRRQGQRAGQRPPQPQARPADRDRMPQRQVRPAARPGEDPNAAFRPPAQQRPGGMGQQGRQGPAGQAGQARQAGPGQRPGPPRQAPPGVGAAAAVAARGSQPATGAPAYPPPGGGNGPRTREFPASPSRPQRQVSGRGPRPWIDVNGRAHTLIAAVTVLGRDASADLVLDDPGVSRRHAEIRITHDGPHQQVIIRDLGSTNGSYVNGDQVGTEQLTEGDRVTMGSTTLIFHADGGR encoded by the coding sequence ATGGGGATCATCGACCGCGTCGAGCGTGGGCTCGAGCGAGCCGTGAAGGCACCGTTCGCCAAGGTCTTCAAGGCCGAGGTCCAGCCCGTCGAGATCGCCTCGGCGATGCGCGGCGCGATGGACGAGCGGGCAGCCGTCCTCGGGCCGGGCCGGACCATGGTTCCCAATGTGTTCACGATCGAGCTGGCCGGCTCTGACTACGAGCGCCTCTCCTCCTATGACACGACGCTGACCGACGAGCTCGTCGCCGCCGCCGAGGATCACGCCGACGCCCAGCGTTACACCCCGGCCGGCACTGTCGAGGTGCGCCTGATCTCCGACGACGAGCTGGAGACGGGCATCTTCCGGGTCCGCCCCGCGAGCAAGAACACCCGCCGTCAGGGCCAGCGTGCCGGCCAGCGGCCCCCGCAACCGCAGGCCCGTCCCGCCGACCGAGACCGTATGCCGCAACGCCAGGTCCGTCCCGCAGCTCGCCCCGGCGAGGACCCCAACGCGGCCTTCCGTCCGCCTGCTCAGCAACGCCCCGGAGGCATGGGCCAGCAGGGCCGGCAGGGACCAGCTGGACAGGCTGGACAGGCCCGACAGGCCGGCCCCGGTCAGCGCCCCGGCCCACCCCGTCAGGCACCACCGGGCGTCGGCGCTGCCGCGGCCGTCGCCGCACGGGGGAGCCAGCCGGCAACCGGCGCCCCGGCATACCCCCCGCCCGGTGGCGGGAACGGACCGCGCACCCGCGAGTTCCCTGCCTCACCCAGCCGGCCCCAGCGACAGGTCAGCGGCCGGGGACCCCGTCCGTGGATCGACGTCAACGGACGGGCCCACACCCTGATCGCGGCCGTGACCGTGCTCGGCCGAGACGCCTCGGCCGACCTGGTGCTGGACGACCCGGGCGTCTCGCGACGGCACGCTGAGATCCGGATCACCCACGACGGGCCGCACCAGCAGGTCATCATCCGCGATCTCGGCTCCACCAATGGCTCCTATGTCAACGGCGACCAGGTCGGCACCGAGCAACTGACCGAGGGCGACCGCGTCACGATGGGCAGCACGACGCTGATCTTCCACGCGGACGGCGGCCGATGA